From Yersinia hibernica, a single genomic window includes:
- the drmB gene encoding DUF1998 domain-containing protein codes for MIINNKTPVGEVRPSQLLWTYGPGALIDLPSLSVVTLGIDQWERDRCQPIQEARLLAAVRKVLGSQVENLRMPPFQKSELVDPWSAEANIGVPVRPFPRWMRCVKCGLLSPFDDGLLEIREDRFRAERTRFVHKGCTGSKRNLPAKDADAVPARFLLACRDGHLDDFPWHYFVHGGNSTCKGTLRFFESGASLQTENLWVRCDSCEASRSMAHAFGKAGKENLPACRGRHPHLDQFDIDCGEEPRAVLLGATNSWFPITLSALAIPQTKNPLSQLIQDGWPFFEAITAEVMVPIVVQTLKLTGGLPGIDKYSVSDIWSAIEMHRSGGDSEFVGEADIKGPEWEVLTEANPPTDYPHFMSKKIGTPAQFIPYISRVLLLERLREVNALLGFTRVEAPEGSGEINERPQMASLARNKPEWVPANQVHGEGIFIQFDEKALVDWESLDAVKQVDKMLRGGHTGWRNSRNLDPNEDYPGIRYAMLHTLSHLLIRELALECGYNAASIRERIYADTSNGSPQAGILIYTAAADSDGTLGGLVDLGKPENLGRLLVQALNRSKICSSDPLCSEHNPEKDRSLHAAACHACTLVAETSCEQGNRYLDRSLLVPTLERIHAAFFKGF; via the coding sequence ATGATCATCAATAACAAAACTCCAGTCGGCGAAGTACGCCCAAGCCAGTTGCTATGGACTTATGGGCCTGGCGCGCTAATCGATCTACCGAGCCTATCTGTAGTGACACTAGGTATTGACCAGTGGGAGCGAGATCGCTGCCAGCCAATTCAAGAGGCCCGGCTTCTTGCTGCTGTTCGGAAAGTATTAGGATCACAAGTCGAAAATTTGAGAATGCCGCCCTTTCAGAAAAGTGAGCTCGTTGACCCTTGGTCAGCCGAGGCCAACATAGGTGTACCTGTTCGTCCATTTCCTCGCTGGATGCGCTGTGTAAAGTGTGGTTTGTTGTCGCCCTTTGATGATGGTCTGCTTGAGATCAGAGAGGATCGATTCAGGGCCGAACGAACTCGCTTTGTTCACAAAGGTTGTACAGGTTCTAAAAGGAATTTACCCGCTAAGGATGCTGATGCCGTTCCAGCACGTTTTCTGCTTGCCTGTCGTGACGGTCACCTAGATGACTTTCCTTGGCACTACTTTGTCCATGGTGGCAATAGTACCTGCAAAGGGACACTGCGCTTCTTTGAGAGCGGTGCATCCTTACAAACCGAAAACCTGTGGGTACGGTGTGATAGCTGTGAGGCATCACGAAGCATGGCCCATGCCTTCGGCAAAGCCGGTAAAGAAAATCTTCCAGCTTGTCGAGGTCGCCACCCACATTTGGATCAATTCGACATTGACTGCGGTGAAGAACCACGGGCAGTACTGCTAGGAGCCACAAACAGCTGGTTTCCGATAACGCTTTCTGCATTGGCCATACCCCAAACAAAAAATCCTCTCAGTCAGTTGATTCAAGATGGATGGCCGTTCTTTGAAGCAATTACAGCTGAAGTCATGGTTCCCATCGTTGTGCAGACACTCAAGCTAACTGGCGGTCTCCCTGGAATCGACAAATATAGCGTGTCAGACATCTGGTCAGCCATCGAAATGCATCGTTCTGGTGGCGATAGCGAATTTGTAGGTGAAGCCGATATCAAAGGTCCAGAATGGGAAGTGCTGACAGAGGCCAACCCTCCCACGGATTATCCACACTTCATGAGTAAGAAGATCGGAACCCCAGCACAATTCATACCGTACATCAGCCGTGTATTACTACTTGAACGACTACGAGAGGTTAATGCTCTGCTTGGTTTTACTCGAGTAGAGGCGCCAGAAGGATCCGGAGAGATAAATGAACGTCCTCAGATGGCTAGCTTGGCACGCAATAAACCTGAATGGGTGCCAGCTAACCAGGTGCATGGGGAAGGTATCTTCATCCAATTCGATGAAAAAGCTCTTGTAGATTGGGAATCACTGGATGCCGTCAAGCAAGTAGACAAGATGCTTCGTGGTGGGCATACCGGTTGGCGTAACTCTCGTAATCTCGATCCGAATGAAGATTACCCAGGTATCCGATATGCCATGCTGCATACCCTATCTCATTTGTTGATCCGTGAACTAGCCCTGGAATGTGGATACAACGCAGCAAGTATTCGCGAACGTATCTATGCTGATACATCAAACGGCAGTCCACAAGCTGGTATCTTGATCTACACGGCAGCAGCTGATTCTGATGGCACACTGGGTGGTCTTGTAGATCTTGGTAAACCAGAGAATCTTGGTCGCCTGCTGGTACAAGCATTAAATCGTTCTAAGATCTGTTCTTCTGACCCACTATGTTCTGAACATAACCCGGAGAAAGATCGGTCATTACATGCCGCAGCCTGCCATGCATGTACTCTGGTAGCAGAAACCTCTTGTGAGCAAGGCAATCGCTATTTGGATCGATCACTATTAGTACCAACACTTGAGCGTATTCACGCTGCATTTTTTAAGGGTTTTTAA
- the drmC gene encoding DISARM system phospholipase D-like protein DrmC, whose product MDELLDAVAELVCLVSPEKIQAIAGRIRRTEACKALLVLPGAVGTPKASKAIERLAIAWRNTMVSSDELASMLLAASHVYFKVSSEQSTELVWTGPTTPFVSVRRTEQVLLQIINAAKQSLFITSFVAYDVSSIVNELNMAIKRGVTITMLLESSQEHGGSINIDIIGKMQTLIPGAHIYAWNNKNNEFSEGRVHAKVIVADGHTCFITSANLTGYAMERNIEAGVLITGGGIPEALSDHLYSLINTNIISLI is encoded by the coding sequence ATGGATGAACTCTTAGATGCTGTTGCCGAGCTAGTTTGTCTAGTTTCTCCTGAAAAGATACAAGCGATCGCTGGCCGAATTCGACGGACTGAAGCCTGCAAGGCTCTGCTGGTACTGCCAGGTGCAGTAGGAACTCCCAAGGCAAGTAAAGCTATTGAGAGACTAGCAATTGCATGGCGAAACACCATGGTCAGTTCAGATGAACTAGCATCTATGCTTCTTGCTGCAAGCCATGTTTACTTTAAAGTTAGCTCTGAGCAAAGTACTGAACTTGTATGGACTGGTCCAACAACACCTTTTGTATCTGTTCGCCGTACAGAGCAAGTGCTGCTACAAATAATCAATGCGGCAAAACAGTCTTTATTTATTACCAGCTTTGTTGCCTATGATGTGTCGAGTATTGTGAATGAATTGAATATGGCTATAAAGCGTGGCGTTACCATTACAATGTTGCTGGAATCTTCACAAGAGCATGGTGGCAGTATCAATATTGATATAATCGGTAAGATGCAGACGCTTATACCTGGCGCACATATTTACGCCTGGAATAATAAAAACAATGAATTTTCAGAAGGTCGCGTGCATGCGAAAGTAATTGTTGCCGATGGTCACACTTGTTTTATTACAAGCGCAAATCTAACTGGGTATGCCATGGAGAGAAACATTGAAGCAGGAGTTCTTATTACAGGCGGAGGGATTCCAGAAGCACTTAGTGATCATCTGTACTCTCTTATAAACACAAATATCATTAGTCTGATTTAA
- the drmA gene encoding DISARM system helicase DrmA: MTDNNKSSKTPNAWIAIDHNFSRAQVLTYYTLQLKGEHSLHQAISDNDWILVLDTTGNITRVGRILRIRSDLETTTIFFDRMLQVKSVVSIGITPFKFPPKDRAGRIQWTDFIETLPKEFHITIADIPKIEDQTYIRELLQLAVMDDLLGPAGGPNELIVDMGVRDRYLVGKLAPREAAERGQEFPVDADDIEDQEPDLIVKAKTAKVNSPSVLGSGETDTAEEIDAASNQSLVPSSLGMTFCVDGDVDRVEIEARWGRYERVPNDEHQFFKSNGQKAKVWKRIPCGGKIVLPLIEGSISHNAPDSTSPEVRVQGSIRAKNDNGDRLITLFLVNAQEEPDTNRDTAWVFQPELIVRAEKDAAKPAIFRRRPVLDADGMDPEREALEMIYRDRVEFAVGHGVAVHAEIADDVTLATEVRTTVMPQYEVQATETPGLELSDRPAMREMVSSGLLDMQRLATLDIDPLVDALSVLTNDYATWIDEQNLNVSSKAKGFKTQAQAALDRCQEIHTRLQQGINTLKHNENALAAFRFANQAMATQRIRSLYALAMRRGEDVTLDKFDALKNRSWRPFQLAFLLLSIPSLADPCHPDRVKPIEAYADLLWFPTGGGKTEAYLGVAAFTMAIRRMQGNLGGYDSSRGLTVIMRYTLRLLTLQQFQRATALICAMEVLRREALNKGDKSLGTEPFTIGLWVGNKVTPGTTEDSHNAIEKTRNPGSYNAGTASPVQLTSCPWCGTEIIPGQDVEVKKDKAGGRTFIYCGDKKGRCEFSKGKSSKQLHPGIPVLVVDEEIYHRPPTMMIATVDKFAMMAWRGQVRTLFGRVEKECERHGLLWPGANCTGNHQAFKGQPSAKVKAIPPIRPPDLIIQDEFHLISGPLGTMVGLYETAVDELCSWTLNGKTVKPKIIASTATVRKAKEQVNNVFMRQVSVFPPHGLDVEDNFFSVQRHIKDKFGRRYLGVCSPGSSRPAMLIRVYTAFLTAAQELFDHFGEPADPYMTMVGYFNSLRELGGMKRLAEDDVQTRSYRVQMSMVERPALAQRSVNNIRELTSRVSSQDIPKYLDNLEVKFKAEFDNSAGKYVTKWQEGDTRAIDVVLATNMLSVGVDVNRLGLMAVNGQPKGTAEYIQATSRVGRSFPGLVCTVLTWARPRDLSHYETFEHYHATFYKHVEAQSVTPFSPRAMDRGLTGSLLSLMRLKNNEFSPNEGAGKLDMSNQSELAHAIEVLATRAGNVAEDNTRKLLAENELKERADEWAKEASKGGRILGYEKRGPEKDKTVALIKSPGLQAWDNWTVPMSMREVESGVRLIMDTKFIKDDHDWKPRPATNDED, encoded by the coding sequence CTACAGGTAATATCACGCGAGTTGGACGAATCCTGCGGATACGTTCTGATCTTGAAACCACAACTATCTTTTTCGATCGAATGTTGCAGGTTAAGTCGGTGGTTTCGATCGGCATAACCCCATTCAAATTTCCTCCCAAAGACAGAGCGGGTCGTATCCAATGGACTGACTTCATTGAGACCTTGCCTAAAGAGTTCCACATAACCATTGCAGACATACCAAAGATCGAGGATCAAACTTACATCCGCGAACTGCTGCAACTGGCGGTGATGGACGACTTGCTTGGCCCTGCTGGTGGCCCTAATGAGCTCATCGTCGATATGGGTGTACGCGACCGCTACCTAGTTGGCAAACTCGCCCCACGTGAAGCAGCCGAAAGAGGACAAGAGTTTCCTGTTGATGCTGACGATATTGAAGATCAAGAGCCAGACCTGATCGTCAAAGCGAAGACTGCAAAGGTGAACTCTCCCTCAGTCCTTGGTAGCGGCGAAACCGACACGGCAGAAGAGATTGATGCCGCCAGCAATCAGTCATTGGTGCCCAGTAGCCTCGGCATGACTTTCTGCGTGGATGGCGACGTCGATCGGGTTGAGATCGAAGCGCGTTGGGGACGGTATGAGCGTGTGCCAAATGATGAACATCAATTCTTTAAGTCCAATGGGCAAAAAGCTAAGGTGTGGAAACGCATTCCTTGTGGCGGCAAGATCGTACTCCCCCTGATCGAAGGCTCGATTTCACACAATGCTCCGGATAGTACTTCCCCGGAAGTTAGAGTGCAGGGCTCTATTCGAGCCAAAAATGACAATGGTGATCGACTGATTACACTCTTCCTCGTTAATGCGCAGGAAGAACCGGATACAAACCGTGATACGGCATGGGTGTTTCAACCAGAGCTGATCGTTCGAGCAGAGAAAGATGCTGCCAAGCCTGCCATTTTCAGGCGCAGGCCGGTACTAGATGCAGATGGTATGGACCCAGAGCGCGAAGCACTTGAGATGATCTACCGAGATCGTGTCGAGTTCGCCGTGGGTCATGGAGTTGCAGTTCATGCAGAAATAGCGGATGACGTCACACTAGCCACCGAAGTGCGTACCACAGTGATGCCACAGTACGAAGTTCAGGCAACTGAGACTCCTGGGCTTGAGCTATCCGATCGTCCAGCTATGCGAGAAATGGTCAGCAGTGGTCTGCTTGATATGCAACGACTAGCCACTTTGGACATTGACCCATTAGTTGATGCCTTGAGTGTGCTAACTAATGACTACGCTACCTGGATTGATGAACAGAACTTGAATGTGAGCAGCAAGGCCAAGGGCTTCAAAACCCAAGCCCAAGCGGCCTTAGATCGTTGTCAGGAGATCCATACCCGCCTGCAACAAGGTATCAATACACTTAAGCATAATGAGAATGCTCTGGCGGCCTTCCGTTTCGCCAACCAAGCGATGGCCACGCAGCGTATACGCAGCTTGTATGCACTTGCCATGCGCCGAGGCGAGGACGTTACCCTAGATAAGTTCGATGCTCTGAAGAACCGCAGCTGGCGTCCATTCCAGTTAGCTTTTCTGTTGCTGTCGATTCCATCCCTGGCGGATCCGTGTCACCCAGACCGAGTCAAACCTATTGAGGCTTATGCGGACCTGTTGTGGTTTCCTACCGGGGGTGGTAAGACTGAAGCCTATCTGGGTGTAGCCGCCTTCACCATGGCCATTCGACGTATGCAGGGCAATCTAGGCGGGTACGATAGCTCACGTGGTTTGACTGTGATAATGCGTTACACCCTTCGTTTGCTGACACTGCAACAGTTCCAGCGTGCTACAGCACTTATTTGTGCAATGGAAGTGCTGCGACGCGAGGCACTAAATAAGGGTGATAAGTCCCTCGGAACGGAGCCATTCACTATTGGCCTATGGGTCGGCAATAAAGTGACTCCGGGAACGACTGAAGATAGCCATAATGCTATCGAAAAAACACGTAACCCGGGTAGTTATAATGCGGGAACAGCCTCACCCGTCCAACTTACCAGCTGTCCATGGTGTGGTACCGAAATCATTCCTGGGCAAGATGTCGAAGTTAAAAAGGATAAAGCTGGCGGCCGAACGTTTATCTATTGTGGTGACAAAAAAGGACGTTGCGAATTTTCCAAGGGAAAGTCCAGCAAGCAACTACACCCTGGAATACCAGTACTGGTGGTAGATGAAGAAATCTACCATCGTCCTCCGACAATGATGATTGCCACAGTGGATAAGTTCGCCATGATGGCATGGCGTGGCCAAGTGCGGACTCTTTTTGGCCGAGTTGAAAAAGAATGTGAGCGGCACGGTTTACTCTGGCCTGGGGCCAATTGCACTGGAAACCACCAAGCATTCAAAGGACAACCTTCAGCTAAAGTGAAGGCCATCCCCCCCATCCGACCACCTGATTTAATAATCCAGGATGAGTTCCACCTAATAAGTGGGCCACTGGGTACCATGGTAGGTTTGTATGAAACTGCCGTCGATGAGCTGTGTAGCTGGACGCTCAACGGAAAAACAGTAAAACCGAAAATCATCGCCTCAACGGCGACGGTGCGCAAAGCCAAAGAACAAGTAAATAATGTATTTATGCGTCAAGTTTCGGTATTCCCGCCACATGGACTAGATGTGGAAGATAACTTCTTCTCAGTTCAACGCCACATTAAGGATAAATTTGGGCGACGTTATCTGGGAGTCTGCTCACCCGGTAGCTCGCGCCCAGCAATGCTTATTCGTGTCTATACCGCTTTCTTAACTGCGGCACAGGAACTATTTGACCACTTCGGTGAACCTGCTGATCCTTATATGACTATGGTCGGCTACTTCAACTCTCTGCGTGAACTAGGTGGAATGAAGCGATTGGCAGAAGATGATGTGCAGACACGTTCCTATCGCGTGCAAATGAGCATGGTGGAACGGCCTGCATTGGCACAACGTAGTGTCAACAACATCCGCGAATTGACTTCTCGTGTATCCAGCCAGGATATCCCAAAGTACCTCGACAATCTTGAGGTCAAGTTTAAGGCCGAGTTTGATAACTCTGCAGGTAAATACGTAACGAAATGGCAGGAGGGTGATACTCGTGCTATTGATGTAGTGCTGGCGACCAATATGCTATCAGTGGGAGTCGATGTGAATAGACTCGGCCTGATGGCAGTGAATGGACAACCTAAGGGAACGGCCGAGTATATTCAGGCTACCAGTCGTGTTGGACGTTCATTCCCCGGCCTAGTTTGCACCGTACTTACGTGGGCCCGACCGCGTGACCTCTCTCATTACGAAACATTCGAACATTACCACGCCACCTTCTACAAGCATGTTGAGGCACAATCGGTAACGCCATTCTCTCCACGTGCTATGGATCGTGGTTTGACAGGGTCGTTGCTAAGTCTTATGCGTCTGAAGAATAACGAGTTCAGCCCGAATGAAGGTGCGGGTAAATTGGATATGTCAAACCAGAGTGAACTCGCTCATGCAATTGAAGTTTTAGCGACTCGTGCAGGCAATGTAGCAGAAGATAATACACGTAAGTTGTTAGCTGAAAATGAACTGAAAGAGCGTGCCGACGAATGGGCCAAAGAGGCCAGTAAAGGCGGACGAATTTTGGGATATGAAAAGAGAGGCCCCGAAAAAGACAAGACTGTGGCGTTGATCAAATCACCAGGGCTTCAAGCGTGGGACAACTGGACTGTACCTATGTCAATGCGAGAAGTTGAGTCTGGAGTACGCCTGATTATGGACACCAAATTTATCAAGGACGATCACGATTGGAAGCCTCGTCCTGCAACGAATGACGAGGATTGA